Proteins encoded in a region of the Vicia villosa cultivar HV-30 ecotype Madison, WI linkage group LG5, Vvil1.0, whole genome shotgun sequence genome:
- the LOC131604271 gene encoding putative F-box/LRR-repeat protein At3g59230, which yields MAYRTSVLSKRWALICTKILDFHFVLPKISDPTSSREIQSVYAVFLRRENDIRKLVLESDNGCQQPDVYHWVLKALDLKVKELHLDLNHARPSFLPLKLSTSESLVVLKLGGNIQPKFSYCSKVYFPKLKTLHLLFLGIKCFRHQVEFTLFPFLSGCPLLEEFLLHDVLVNQSIKISFPLLKRLILILRKSLDVPGDKTLQINVPSSLEVFRIFDNGSTPIKYESIDFFNVDEATIYINKHPDFDSLYQLLKGISKVKSLYLGIATTRFLSMEDNLEKLSRLPTFSNLLFFEVHISENCDWNMLVSFLQNAPKLKSLVIEKNCEIKNDGKLGWVVPAEIPTCLSTSLITFEFRGIQDMETELEFTRYIINESSKLENVKIFATKGLKRVRKSLRKGSRKSAALLLEIRSV from the exons ATGGCTTACAGAACATCTGTTCTATCTAAAAGATGGGCTTTGATTTGCACCAAGATCCTCGACTTTCACTTTGTTCTACCAAAGATTTCAGACCCTACGTCGTCCCGAGAAATCCAATCTGTATATGCAGTTTTCTTGAGACGCGAGAATGATATAAGAAAACTAGTGCTCGAGAGTGACAATGGCTGCCAACAACCTGATGTATACCACTGGGTCTTAAAGGCATTAGATCTCAAGGTCAAGGAACTTCATTTGGATTTGAATCATGCTCGACCGAGTTTCTTGCCACTCAAGCTTTCTACATCTGAGTCACTCGTCGTCTTGAAACTGGGAGGGAATATTCAACCGAAATTTAGTTATTGTTCTAAAGTGTATTTTCCGAAACTAAAGACTCTTCATCTCCTATTTCTTGGTATCAAGTGTTTCCGGCATCAAGTTGAGTTTACTCTCTTTCCTTTTCTATCTGGTTGTCCGCTTCTTGAGGAATTTCTTTTACACGACGTCCTCGTGAATCAATCCATCAAAATCTCTTTTCCGTTACTGAAGAGATTAATTCTTATTTTGCGTAAGTCTCTTGATGTTCCCGGTGACAAAACACTTCAAATTAATGTCCCATCCTCACTTGAAGTTTTCCGTATTTTTGATAATGGTAGTACTCCCATCAAATATGAGTCTATAGATTTCTTCAATGTTGATGAAGCTACCATTTACATCAATAAGCATCCAGATTTTGATAGTTTGTATCAACTCTTGAAAGGAATTTCTAAAGTCAAATCATTGTATCTTGGTATAGCAACAACTAGG TTTCTCAGCATGGAGGATAATCTCGAGAAGCTAAGCCGTCTTCCCACTTTTTCCAATCTATTATTTTTCGAGGTTCATATATCTGAGAATTGCGATTGGAATATGCTCGTTAGTTTTCTTCAAAACGCTCCTAAACTTAAGAGTCTTGTCATTGAG AAAAATTGTGAGATTAAAAATGATGGAAAATTGGGTTGGGTTGTACCAGCCGAAATTCCAACATGTCTTTCGACGAGTCTTATTACATTTGAATTTAGAGGAATTCAAGACATGGAAACTGAGTTGGAGTTTACGCGATATATCATAAATGAGTCAAGTAAGTTAGAGAATGTGAAGATTTTTGCAACAAAAGGATTGAAAAGAGTAAGAAAAAGTTTACGCAAGGGGTCTAGGAAATCAGCTGCACTATTATTG GAAATTAGGTCAGTTTGA